The Sphingomonas sinipercae genome contains a region encoding:
- a CDS encoding murein hydrolase activator EnvC family protein translates to MRRIFAPIVLLMAGPAALAAGPAPSGPADPLQLQLQDARREAAQAESQQQKIERAAAAARNAATRLRLEQLAAAQAIMAQEARISSADAEASLLAQQLSAQRQRLAAERAPLSSLLAGLALSGRRPLVSLIAGGGSPEELVKLNLLVKAVTPAIEARTAALAQQVERVAQLQSAAIEAKGAASTGRHLLARRKVALAKLEAKALALADRRGSEALVQGDVTLARGEHLSDLQREDADSRYARTAAAELARLGPIPLPDAAGQVARPPLNYSLPVQAAVTEGLGSISETGVRSRGITFATRRGVPVLAPADGTIVFAGPFRDYDGVIILDHGGGWRSVLVNAGSTLPKGSRVVARQRIGLALGQLELQLQSGGRPVSAAIIAGSSAMLSKTAQSD, encoded by the coding sequence ATGCGCCGGATTTTCGCCCCGATCGTGCTGTTGATGGCCGGCCCGGCGGCGCTCGCGGCCGGGCCCGCCCCGTCCGGGCCGGCCGACCCGCTGCAACTGCAGCTTCAAGACGCGCGGCGCGAGGCGGCGCAGGCGGAAAGCCAGCAGCAGAAGATCGAGCGAGCCGCCGCCGCGGCGCGCAACGCGGCCACCCGGCTTCGGCTCGAGCAACTGGCCGCCGCGCAGGCGATCATGGCGCAGGAAGCCCGAATCAGTTCGGCTGACGCCGAGGCGAGCCTGCTCGCACAGCAATTGTCGGCGCAGCGGCAGCGTTTGGCCGCCGAGCGCGCCCCCTTGTCGTCGCTGCTCGCTGGCCTTGCGCTGAGCGGCCGGCGCCCCTTGGTCTCGCTGATCGCCGGCGGCGGATCGCCGGAGGAACTGGTCAAGCTCAACCTATTGGTCAAAGCCGTTACGCCGGCGATCGAGGCGCGGACCGCCGCTCTCGCGCAACAGGTCGAACGAGTGGCGCAGCTGCAGTCTGCGGCGATCGAGGCAAAGGGCGCCGCCTCGACCGGCCGGCACCTCCTGGCCCGCCGCAAGGTGGCGCTTGCGAAGCTTGAGGCCAAAGCCCTCGCCCTCGCCGATCGGCGCGGCAGCGAAGCCTTGGTCCAGGGGGACGTGACGCTGGCGCGCGGGGAACATCTGTCCGACCTGCAACGCGAGGACGCCGACAGCCGTTACGCGCGGACGGCGGCGGCGGAGCTCGCCCGACTTGGCCCAATCCCCCTCCCCGATGCCGCCGGCCAGGTCGCGCGCCCGCCGCTCAATTATTCGCTGCCCGTCCAGGCGGCGGTTACCGAGGGCCTCGGCAGCATCAGCGAAACCGGCGTCCGGTCGCGCGGGATCACCTTCGCCACGCGGCGCGGCGTCCCGGTGCTCGCCCCGGCCGACGGCACCATCGTCTTCGCCGGCCCGTTTCGCGATTACGACGGCGTCATCATCCTCGACCATGGCGGCGGCTGGCGGAGCGTGCTGGTCAACGCCGGCTCGACCTTGCCCAAGGGCAGCCGGGTCGTCGCTCGACAGCGGATCGGACTTGCGCTTGGACAGTTGGAATTGCAGCTGCAAAGCGGCGGTCGCCCGGTCTCCGCCGCCATCATCGCAGGTTCATCTGCGATGCTGTCAAAAACCGCGCAATCCGACTAG